The Sorangiineae bacterium MSr11954 DNA segment AACCAAGCCTCGAGCTCGGGCATGCTCAAGGGGAAGCTCTTTTACTTCGCGCCGGAGCAAATCCACGGGCGCGCCGTGGGTCGCGCCACCGACGTGTATGCAGCTTCCGTCTCGCTCTGGGAAGCGCTCACCGGGCGTCCTCTGTTTGCCGCCGAGAACGAGGCGAGGGTGCTCGAGAAAATTCTCACGGGCGCCATGCGGCCGCCCAGCGCCTTTGCCGCGGGCATCCCGCCGGAGCTCGACGAGGTGGTGATGCACGGCCTCGAGATGCAGCCGCACAAGCGGTTCGCGAGCGCGCACGACATGGCGCTGGCCCTCGAGAAGAGCGTGGCGCTTCCATCGCCCTCGGAGATTGGGGCGTGGGTGCAGGCGCGCGCGGAGCAAGCGGTGGCCGAGCGGATGGCCCTCATCGAGACCCTGGAGCGCATGCCGCCCGTGGAGGCGGTGCCGATCCCCGCGGCCTTGGTGGCCATGGCGGATCTTTCGCAGACGCCCGTCTCCTCGGACTTGCCCGTAAGGCGCCGTCAATCCGTCGCGGCGTTCGTGGGGTTGACGGCGGTCGGCCTCGGGGCCGTGCTGAGCGGGGCGCTCTGGGCGCACGTTCGCTCGGCGCCCTCGGGCAGGGCGGGGCAGGCTTCAGCGGCGGTGTCGACCCCGTCGCCGTTGGCGCCGTCGCCGGTCGAGGTGAGCGACTTTTCGCCCTCGCTGGTGTCGGTGGCGATGAAGGCGGCGCCGGAGAGCGCGCCCGCGCCCGCGGCGGAGAAGGAGACGCCGCGCGCGTCGCGCACGCGCCCGCGCGGGGAGGCGAAGAGGAGCGCGACGTCCGTGAGCTCGGGAACGTCGGGGGCATCCGGAACGTCGGGGGCATCCGGAACGTCGGGGGCGCCGAAGGAAGACGATGCTTGCAAACCGCCGTACACGCGCGACGAGACGGGGCGCAAAATCTACAAGCGCGAGTGCCTCTAGGTCCATGCGCACGTTTCGTTCGGGGTCGATCGCCGTCGCCGTTCTCGCAGCTACCTTGGTCGCGGCCGATGGGGCGCGCGCCGACGAAAAAGACGTGTGCGCGTCGGGATCGGAGGACGCGCAGCGGCTCATCAAGCAGGGCAAGCTCCTCGAGGCGCGCGCCCGTCTCCTCGTGTGCACGCGGGCGGTGTGTCCGGCGGTGATCAAGCAAGACTGCGACGGGTGGCTCTCGACCTTGGATGCGACCACACCGTCGTTGGTGATCGCGGCGCGCGACGAGGCGGGGCGCGATTTGCTCGACCTTCGGGTGACATTGGACGGTGCGGCGGTCGACTCGTTGAACGGGCGCGCCATTCCGGTCAATCCTGGCGTTCACAAGCTGCAGTTCGAGGCGAGCGGGAAGACGCCGAGCGAGCAGCAGGTGGTGGTGCACGAAGGGGAGCGGGCGCGCCCGGTGACGGTGACCCTCGCCTCCGTCGCTCGTGCTCCGGCGCCGGCGGTGGCTCCCGTGCGTGCGCCGGCCGAGCGCTCCACATCGCCGTTCGTGTACGTGCTGGGCACCCTGGCGGGCGCCTCGCTCGTGAACTTTGCGGTCTTCGAGATCAAGGCGGCGACCGAAGCTTCGCACCTGCGTTCGACGTGCGCGCCGCGCTGCCATCCGGCGGACGTCGACCGGGTCAGCACCGATACGGTGATCGCCAATGTCTCGCTGGCGCTGGGCGTCGCGTTCGCGGGCGGCGCCGTCGCCGTCTGGTACTTCGGGCGCAAGGGCCCATCGTCTGCACCTGCCCTGGCCGTCGAGACGGGGCCGGGCCGGATCGGGTTGCGCGGGACGTTCTGAATGGTGCGCCGCTCCGTCGTCTCGCGTGTGCTCCGTGCGTTCCGTGGTTTGCGCGGTCTTCGCGCCTTGCGGGCGGGGGCGGTCGCGGCAGGCGCGTATGCGGTCGCCGCCGCGTTGTCGCACTGCTACTGGCTGACCCCGTACGACGATCTCACGAGCGACGGCGCGGGGGGAGACGGAGGCGATGCGGGGGCCATCGCGTACCCTCCGGGCGGCGGGTGGCGCTTGGTCTTCGACGATGAGTTCGAGGGGCGGACCCTCGATCGGAGGAAGTGGGATACGAAATATCCGCGCGACGGCGAGCGCGCCTATTCCGATCCCGACAACGGCGAAGCGCAATGGTACTTGGAGCAAAATGCGATCGTCGAAGATGGTAAGCTCAAGCTGACGGCGCGCCGTGAGGAGTACCGGAGCCCGAGTCGCGTATTTCGGTATACATCCGGGATGGTTCACGCCAAGTCGTCTCCATTTCAATATGGATACATGGAGGCGCGCATGCTCCTCCCCAAGGGCGTGGGGTTCCATCCTTCGTTCTGGACGTGGCCCGAAGACGAGAACGCGTCGCCCGAGATCGACGTCATGTCGTTCTTCAGCGGAACCCCGTCGAAGATCTCGTGCATCTACCATCCTCCGGGTGGCGGGTCGACGGTCGGCACCGACGTCACGCGCGCCGATTGGAGCGACGGTTGGCACACCTTCGCCGCCGATTGGTCGCGCGATGGAGTCAATTGGTACATCGATGGGCAATGGGTGCATTCGTCGCCTGCCCCGTCGACCAAGCTTTATATGATTCTCACCATGGCGGTGACCAATGGGGCGGCCGGGTTTCCTCCGGCGCCCGACGGGAATACGACGTTTCCCTCGGCGCTCCAAATCGATTACGTGCGCGTGTTTCAGCGATAGCGCGCCGTCAAAAGCGCGCGCGCAGGGAGGCGGCGGCGCCGTGGGGCTCGGCGCGGACATCGAACGTGAGGCCGGCGCTGGTGCCGGTGGTGTGCACGGTGGGGCGGGTGAGGACGAGCCAGGTGGTGATGCCGGCGGCGACGACGCCGGCGGCGAGGGAGATGTCGCCCACGAGGAGCTTTCGTCGGGCGTCGTCGACGTCGTCGCGTGCGCAGCGGTGGCCGCAGGTGGAGCGCAGATCGTCGAGGTCTCCGCGGCCCTTCAATCCGAAATAGGTGAAGCCGGCGAGGCCGATCAAAGCTGCGCTCCCCGTGATGTATGCGGCGGCGGGGATCGGGCGGCTCGGCGGCTCGCGCAAAGGGGCGCGGGGCTCTTCGGGGGGCGCGGCGGTGCGCGGCGGGGGCGATGGTTGCGCGCGCGACGGCGGCGGTTCGAGGGGCTCCAAGGTCGGTGCGATGAGCCGGTTCTTTTCGCCCTCGTGGATCACCGTCTCGAGGGTGAGCGGCTTTGCGCCGTCGAGCTCGAAGCGCAACGTGTGGGCGCCGGGATCGAGCGGCACCGCGCGACCGTTCAAGCTGCCCTGCAAAAGCTCGCCGTCGAACGCGATGCGCCCTTGGTGGAGCTCGCGCCCATCGCGGAGCTTGGGGGCAAAGACGACCGAGGGGAGGCTCGCGTCGACCTCCGTCAGCCAGTGTGCACAATCTCTTCGCACGGGCGCGGGGCACGAATCGCGGGCGCAGGCGATGAACTCGTCGCGGGCCTTTCGAAGCTTTCCATCGCGGTGAAGGAGCTGCCCTCGTTCCACGGCGGCGACGCACGCGCGTGCGTCCGGTTCGGCGGCTCGGGCGTGCGGGATACCGGGCGATGCGAGGACGGTGCAGATGGCGGCGGTCAGGGAGACGATGGATCGGGCACCGGGCAACGTCATCGAGGCGACTCTACCAGCACTCGGGCTTGTAGTGCCGCAGGCCGTCGGCTCCGATGCTGTACGGTGGGGAGCAGCTGGGGCGCGCGGGGCGGGGTTTTTCGCGGGTGCGCGCGGCGGGGGGAGCTGGATGGTGCTCGGGCGAGAGCGCGGGTGGTGCGGGGGTCGAAGGGGGATTGACCGGTGCATCGGTCGTGGGCGGGGGCGCGGCTGCAGAGGATGGCGCGGCTGCAGAGGATGGCGCGGCGATTGGTGTCGCGGGCGCGGCGGCGGAGAAGGATGTTGCGGCTTGCGGCGCGGGCGTCGCCGAGGGCGTTGCGGTTCGCGGTGTGGGCGATGGCGTTGCGGGCGACGGTGTGGACGATGGCGACGCGGCGTATGCGAGCGCGATCGCGATCGGGAGGGCCCCCGCGATCCACCATGGGAGGGGGCTGCGCGGGGTCTTCGCCGGGAGAGAAGGACCGCCAGGGCGCAAGGGAGTTGCGGAGTTCGTGGTGATGGGGGGCGAGAGGGGAGGGGAGGGGGCGAGTCCCGGTACGGCGCGGGTCGGGGGCCCTGTTGGCTCCTCGCCGTCGTCGCGGTCCTCGCCGTCGTCGCGGTCCTCGCCGTCTTCGTCGTCGCGCGCATCGTCCGACGGATGCTCGATGCTCGCCAGTTGGGTGGCGCGCCGATCGAGCGCGGGGGCGGCGATGCGCTCGAGCCACTGGGCTACGTCGATGGCGCTCGCCGGCGCCGAGGCGCGTTGCATCGCGGTGGCCATATCGAGCGCGGTGGGAAAGCGCTTCGACGGATCGCGCTCCAGCCCGCGCATCACCACCTCTTCGAGTGCCTCCGGGATCTCTGGCGCGTGCGCGCGCGGCGGTGTGATCCGAAGGTGGCGCACGTTGTCGATGCGGGCGGTGTCGCTCTGGCCGTCGAAGAGGCGAAGCCCGGTGAGCACCTCCCAGAGCACGATGGCCGTCGCGAACACGTCGGTGAGCCGGCTCGTCGCCCCCTCCAGCTGCTCGGGCGCCATGTACGCGAGCTTCCCTTTCAGCTCACCTGTGCGTGTCGTTTGAAAACGCCCGCGCGCCTTGGCGATCCCGAAGTCGGCGACCTTGGCGATGCCGTCGACTCCCACCAATACATTGTCCGGCGATACATCGCGGTGAACGATGTCGAGCGCCTCGCCCCGCGCGCTCTTCGCCTCGTGCGCCGCGTGGAGCCCCAAGAGCACGCCGTGCAGAATGGCCACCGCCATCGGTACGGGGATCCGCTCGCCCTGCCCGTGCGCATCGCGCATCAAGCGCGCGAGCGACTCGCCGTGGATGTACTCCATCACCACGAACAGCTCGCCCTGCGTCGACACCACGTCCAACGTTTGCACGACGTGCGGGTGCACGATGCGCGCGGCCAGCCGCGCCTCGTCCATGAACATGGAGACGAACGCCGGATCCTTGGCGAACTGCGGCTGCAGCATCTTGACGGCCACCGTGCGCGAAAAGCCCTCGTGCCCGAGCAGCCGCGCAAAATGCACCGAGGCCATCCCGCCGCGCCCGATCGCATCGTAGACGGCGTACCGCCCCGCCACGCGCACCGGATCGCCTCGCCTGCGCATCGTCTACTTGCGCGGCCGCGGCACGCCGTATTCATCGAGCCGCGCCACCAAGGTGCTCCGCGCCATGCCCAGCACCTTGGCCGCCCGCGACTGGTTGCCCGCGCACTCCTGCAGCACCCGGAGAATATGCTCTCGCTCCTGGTCCGCGCGCGACGACGCCGGCGCCCGCGAAGACGCCGGCGCCCGCGAGATCGCCGCTTCCCGCGACGACTCGGCGCCACCCTCCGGCAGCGCATGCGGCATGAGCGCGCTCCCCATCTCCGCCACGGGAAAGTGCTCCGCGCCCAGCACCGGCCCATCGGCGAGCAGCACCGCGCGCTCCACGCAATTGCGAAGCTCCCGCACATTGCCGGGCCACGGATACGCGCGCAGCAAATGCAGCGCCTCGGGCCGAAACCCGGGCACCTCGCCGCGCCCCAGCTCCGCGGCGGCGCGGGCCGCGAACGCCTTTGCCAGCGGCTCGATTTCGCGCGGTCGCTCGCGCAGCGGCGGAATCACGAGCTTCGCGCCCCCGAGCCGGAAGAACAAATCGCTCCGAAACCGCCCCTCGGCGATGGCCGCCCCCAGATCGCGGTTGGTCGCCGCCACGAAGCGCACGTCGATGGCGCGCGGACGAACGGCCCCCACCCGCAAGAGCTCCTTCGACTCGATCACGCGCAGGAGCTTCGCCTGCAGCGCCATCGGCATCTCGCCCACTTCATCGAGGAACACCGTTCCGCCGTGCGCCGTCTCCAGCAACCCGGGCTTGCTCTGCGCGGCGCCCGTGAACGCGCCGCGCTCGTAGCCAAAGAGCTCCGCCTCCAGCAGCGGCTCCGACAGCGCCGCGCAGTTGAGGCAAACGAACGGCCCCGCGCGCCGCGGCGACTCGAGGTGCAACGTCTCGGCGACGAGCTCCTTGCCGACCCCCGTCTCGCCCAGCACCAGCACATGGATGTGCCCGGCCGCGATGCGCGCCGCCATGGCGAAGAGCGCCTTCATCGCATCGTCCTCGACCACGTGCAGCGCCCGCCCCCGCGCGCCGGTGTGCACGATCCCCGCCCCGCGCTCCGCAGGGTTCGCCCGCCGGGTCGAGACTTCATCCGGGCTCGCGCGCCCGTGCGCATGCTCGCGCGAGGCGTCGTCCTCCGCGGAGAACACCACCAACACATTACCGATGTGAAAAGCTTCGCCGGCGAACACCTGCACCCGCTCGCCGGGTGCGATGCGCGCGCCGCGGACCCTCGTGCCGTTGACGCTCCCCAGATCCTCGATGGCCATGCCCGCGCCCACGTGGAGCCGCGCGTGCTTGCGCGAAATGGAATCGTCGTCGATGCGCACGTCGCTCTTCTCGGAGCGGCCCACGGCGAGGCGCCCGCTGGCCGGGAGCGCATAGCTCGCGAACACCCCTTGTCCTACGATCACCAGCCTTCGCCCGCTGTGCGCTCCGGAGCTGCTACGTGAGCTCATCGCTTGTAGAGCGCGGCCGTTGCCGACTCCACCGAGGACAGGATGGCCCGCGCATGCGGCAGAAACACGGCCCCCGACGAGGACAAGCGCATCCCGCGCGAGGTTCGCTCGAACAGCTCCGTGCCGAACTCCGCCTCCAAATTGCGAATCTGCCGGCTCAGCGCAGGTTGCGCGATGCGCAGTCGCTCCGCCGCGCGCCCCACGTTCTCCTCCTCGGCGACCGCGACGAAATAGCGAATCTGCTGCAAGCTCATCGACCCTTGGATCTACGACCGAAGGGCCCGATTGTCGAGACGTTCGCCCTGGGACCGAGCGCCGCGCCAAGCCGCGGAGTCGAGCCGCCGCGCCAAGCCGCGGAGTCGAGCCGCCGTGCCAAGCGCCCGTCAAGCCACCGTGAGAACGACCGGCCCGTCCTTGGTGATCGCCACCGTGTGCTCGAAGTGCGCGGAGCGCCG contains these protein-coding regions:
- a CDS encoding serine/threonine protein kinase; translation: MASIHLGRLRGASGFARTVAIKRLHPHYARDPVFVTMFMDEARLVARIRHPNVVPIVDVVSEDGELFLVMEYVHGESLARLVHDRARGSVPVAPNMAAAIFADVLHGLHAAHEAKTPEGEHLGMVHRDVTPHNVLVGVDGSARIADFGIAKATQRNQASSSGMLKGKLFYFAPEQIHGRAVGRATDVYAASVSLWEALTGRPLFAAENEARVLEKILTGAMRPPSAFAAGIPPELDEVVMHGLEMQPHKRFASAHDMALALEKSVALPSPSEIGAWVQARAEQAVAERMALIETLERMPPVEAVPIPAALVAMADLSQTPVSSDLPVRRRQSVAAFVGLTAVGLGAVLSGALWAHVRSAPSGRAGQASAAVSTPSPLAPSPVEVSDFSPSLVSVAMKAAPESAPAPAAEKETPRASRTRPRGEAKRSATSVSSGTSGASGTSGASGTSGAPKEDDACKPPYTRDETGRKIYKRECL
- a CDS encoding glycoside hydrolase family 16 protein, producing the protein MVRRSVVSRVLRAFRGLRGLRALRAGAVAAGAYAVAAALSHCYWLTPYDDLTSDGAGGDGGDAGAIAYPPGGGWRLVFDDEFEGRTLDRRKWDTKYPRDGERAYSDPDNGEAQWYLEQNAIVEDGKLKLTARREEYRSPSRVFRYTSGMVHAKSSPFQYGYMEARMLLPKGVGFHPSFWTWPEDENASPEIDVMSFFSGTPSKISCIYHPPGGGSTVGTDVTRADWSDGWHTFAADWSRDGVNWYIDGQWVHSSPAPSTKLYMILTMAVTNGAAGFPPAPDGNTTFPSALQIDYVRVFQR
- a CDS encoding sigma 54-interacting transcriptional regulator, producing the protein MSSRSSSGAHSGRRLVIVGQGVFASYALPASGRLAVGRSEKSDVRIDDDSISRKHARLHVGAGMAIEDLGSVNGTRVRGARIAPGERVQVFAGEAFHIGNVLVVFSAEDDASREHAHGRASPDEVSTRRANPAERGAGIVHTGARGRALHVVEDDAMKALFAMAARIAAGHIHVLVLGETGVGKELVAETLHLESPRRAGPFVCLNCAALSEPLLEAELFGYERGAFTGAAQSKPGLLETAHGGTVFLDEVGEMPMALQAKLLRVIESKELLRVGAVRPRAIDVRFVAATNRDLGAAIAEGRFRSDLFFRLGGAKLVIPPLRERPREIEPLAKAFAARAAAELGRGEVPGFRPEALHLLRAYPWPGNVRELRNCVERAVLLADGPVLGAEHFPVAEMGSALMPHALPEGGAESSREAAISRAPASSRAPASSRADQEREHILRVLQECAGNQSRAAKVLGMARSTLVARLDEYGVPRPRK
- a CDS encoding LysR family transcriptional regulator, whose product is MSLQQIRYFVAVAEEENVGRAAERLRIAQPALSRQIRNLEAEFGTELFERTSRGMRLSSSGAVFLPHARAILSSVESATAALYKR